The following are encoded together in the Eleftheria terrae genome:
- a CDS encoding non-ribosomal peptide synthetase codes for MALDAHQIARRVAALDPQARRAFIDKLQAAGLSFGELPIVPAGRDRELPLSYAQRSLWLTWQLEPASPAYNMPGALRLRGRLDPAALQRSLDALAARHEALRSVVEPGEGGQPRLRVLPAASVALPQGDAADEADARAQLQAFAQQPFRLDAEPPLRARLIRLGEQHHLLALTLHHIAADGWSLRILIDELLAFYAAERAGQDSPLAPLPIQFADYALWQRHWLEAGEADRQLQYWRDRLGQEHPLLELPLDRPRQGSGESPEGRHVVQLPAPLSERLRSLAHGQGATLFMALLALLKLVLYRHCGQRDLRVGSPIAHRQRAETRGLVGCLTHLQVLRTQLDPQAGFAQLLSQVRLAVLEAQAHPELPFDLLVEALQPERQPGVHPLFQVKCTQQDALPGAREVAGLVVDVVELSGGRAHFDLSFDFTDRPEGVEGVFIYARSLFDDASIARLADSLQALARQVAEAPEAPLCTLTLPPPLAQLQGEPLAGAAEDVLALWSQSVARQPHAPAVCSESQTLSHAALDAQAEQLAAELQSLGVGPEVRVALHAQRSCEFVLGVLAVLKAGGAYVPLDPQLPAERLAYQCADSGARLVLDAEGAPFWDPALPVRPLALRPQATAGTVRRPPALHGGQAAYVIYTSGSTGQPKGVVVTREGLAQYVHGVLDRLALPAQVGSMAMVSTVAADLGHTTFFGALCSGRCLHLPGAGRAFDPDRFAQYMAEHRIDVLKIVPSHLQGLLQAAQAAEVLPRHTLVLGGEATAWPLLERLQSLRPGLRVLNHYGPTETTVGILTQPAETASRQAAALPLGRPLPQAEALVLDAELQPVPAGTAGELYLGGPGLARGYQGRAGLSAERFVPHPGGAGRRLYRTGDRARLLADGSLEFLGRLDDQVKIRGWRVEPRELRAALLCLPGVREAEVVVARSDDGRAQLHAYVVPQALQPAALREALARQLPDPLLPAAIVPLAALPLTANGKVDRRALPAPVAAGARESAEPQGAVETALARLWAEVLKLERVGRHDNFFEIGGDSILTLQIVARARKQGLRLMPRQLMELQTVARIAEAMAAAAPAAMPAAPQAVSPARPLTPIQRWFFAQPMTERHHWNQSVLLEVEPGLDEARLARALAALVGRHEAVRLQFIEDPAQPGGWQQRLRADAAAAWRFSRIDLTQQAQPAAAIEAAGDALQRGLHLAQGPLLQAAWMDLGPRRPGRLLLVVHHLVVDAVSWRVLLEDLRGLYDGVELPAADDTLHRWQQRLQAHAGSDALRAELPYWQQADQPDAPWPQDVAEGDNNAGSLRSVTLSLDPARTARLLGEVARRHRAQVDELLLCALARCLCDWCGQDSVRLELEGHGREDLFDELDLSRCVGWFTSLYPVRLAPRDGWADSVAAIKAQLRGVPGRGLGHGLLRQVAGLLPEAPAPGLSFNYLGRIDADGGGAWRLASEPAGRERAPDSPRRSLFDLQLRVQDGCLQIEWGYSTHRHRPATVQALAERYLAQLQALVEDRGAGLLTPADLPLAGLPAAELAALPLRADAVEDLYPLSPMQQGLLFHSLLDPQDDAYVNQLRVDIDGLDLARFRAAWQATLAQHEMLRTGFLAASQHAGLREPLQWVAQAAAVALPWEEHDWRGRADLAEALDALAAGQVRRPFDITQPPLMRLVLVRTGERRHHLVWTRHHVLMDGWSTSLLLGEVLARHAGQPVAAPAGRYRDYIAWLQARDAPGSLAWWREALKPLEAPTRLADALPPPAPCTGHGEHTVALEASLAQRLHVVARAERVTLNTLVQAAWALLLQRHTGQRTVAFGATVAGRPAELPGAGHWLGLFINTLPVLAGPQEGQRVGDWLRELQAANVAAREHEQTPLYEIQRCAGQAGRALFDTLVVFENYPLADALRAAPAGLSFGAIRHRDETHYPLTLTVLLPGDATAGLECRFGHARDAFDGPTVQRLAQRFVQLLAALADGVAGRIGELQMLPAEEQSAVQRWGTNAERQPAECTVHRLIEQQAARTPQATALVYGEQVLSYQALNARANRLAHRLIAAGVRPEARVGVALERSVEMVVGLLAILKAGAAYVPLDPQYPPERLADMVADSGITLLLTQSWLREQVATLGVPALLELDALALAAEPAHDPRLAVHGEQLAYVIYTSGSTGRPKGVGNRHRSLHNRLAWMQQAYGLAAGHVVLQKTPYSFDVSVWEFFWPLMQGACLAVAPPDDHRDPARLLALMRRHRVSTLHFVPSMLQAFLAHLGAHGEAVQDLALRHIICSGEALPAEAQAEVFRRLPGVALHNLYGPTEAAIDVTHWTCVDEGRSSVPIGRPIADTQALVLDAALQPVPAGVAGELYLGGIGLARGYQSRPGLTAERFVAHPWVAGERLYRTGDLVRWREDGQLDYLGRLDHQVKIRGLRIELGEIEARLLAQPGVREAVVVARPGAGGPRLVGYVSPRAGAVLDAALLRQRLAAALPEYMVPATLVLLPSLPLNANGKVDRQALPAPEIAALDGSQAPRGELETRLAALWAELLELPEVGRADDFFERGGHSLLATRLVARVRAAWGVELPLREVFAHPTLQALARRIAEAQAAPAGTAVEAAPQPVPRRAAMALSPVQRRLWLVDRLQAGGDAAARAAYHMAAALRLEGRLDEAALQAALDAIVARHEVLRTAYPEDDEGDPVAVIAPAAPLPIERHELSALAGEAQAAAVQQALAAQVAQPFDLARGPLLRVALLRLAPQRHVLGLCVHHLVFDGWSQSVFMREFAAHYEAAAAGRAAPLPPLPLQYADFADWQARRLAPEALARHATFWRGYLAGAPAASTLPADPAASGNASSGGDAVSLALPVAVLQPLQALARQHECSLYTVLLAAFLWLVHQEAQADDLVIGTDVAGRGHRELEDLIGFFVNVVPLRSRRTPGLGFSQWLGQVRDGVLAAFEHQDVPFDQIVELAGLPRGRGRAPLVQLLFVLQNTPPARLELPALRIEPQALPARHAKFDLAVFAEAGADGLRAEWVYPAARYRRATVERLAADWGELLARVAARPDEPLERPPLDRPTDPLPSSKDPSMTTDTPSRTPKSHKLDKLRQLAAAGGAAAAVPPRPAVRTSFLAPGREFPIVVEPAGRDLDPVAWAHEQRGWVEAQLARHAGILFRGFGLRTPQDFEAFAEAIEPQLYGSYGDLPKKEGGRNTYRSTPYPERQMILYHNESSHLERWPRKQWFFCELPSPVGGATPIVDGREMLRRLPVSLVRTLERQQLLYVRTFTRRLDVSWQDFFKTEQRAEVEARLAAAGIEWRWLGEDELQTRTRCPAVITHPVTGERVFFNQMQLHHVSCLEPDVREDLLAMVGLERMPRHVYWGDGSPIDDEVMALIGRTYEECAVRFDWRQGDVVMLDNMLAAHARDPYEGPRKIVVAMGAMFERSALDANDPPSGAATAAEPQALQE; via the coding sequence ATGGCACTTGACGCACACCAGATCGCACGGCGTGTCGCCGCGCTGGACCCACAGGCGCGCCGCGCCTTCATCGACAAGCTGCAGGCCGCCGGCCTGAGCTTCGGCGAGCTGCCCATCGTGCCGGCCGGGCGCGACCGCGAGCTGCCGCTGTCCTATGCCCAGCGCAGCCTGTGGCTGACCTGGCAGCTGGAGCCGGCCAGCCCGGCCTACAACATGCCCGGCGCGCTGCGGCTGCGGGGCCGGCTGGACCCCGCCGCCCTGCAGCGCAGCCTGGACGCGCTGGCGGCGCGCCACGAGGCCCTGCGCAGCGTGGTGGAGCCGGGCGAGGGCGGCCAGCCGCGGCTGCGCGTGCTGCCGGCGGCATCGGTGGCGCTGCCGCAGGGCGACGCGGCCGACGAGGCCGACGCCCGCGCCCAGCTGCAAGCCTTTGCGCAGCAACCCTTCCGGCTCGATGCGGAACCGCCGCTGCGGGCGCGGCTGATCCGGCTCGGCGAGCAGCACCACCTGCTGGCGCTGACCCTGCACCACATCGCCGCGGACGGGTGGTCGCTGCGCATCCTGATCGACGAACTGCTGGCGTTCTATGCCGCCGAGCGCGCCGGGCAGGACAGCCCGCTCGCGCCGCTGCCCATCCAGTTTGCCGACTACGCGCTGTGGCAGCGCCACTGGCTGGAAGCAGGCGAGGCCGACCGGCAGCTGCAGTACTGGCGCGACCGCCTGGGCCAGGAGCATCCGCTGCTGGAGCTGCCGCTGGACCGCCCGCGCCAGGGCAGCGGCGAATCGCCCGAAGGCCGCCACGTCGTGCAGCTGCCGGCGCCGCTGAGCGAGCGGCTGCGCAGCCTGGCGCACGGGCAGGGCGCGACGCTGTTCATGGCCCTGCTGGCGCTGCTCAAGCTCGTGCTGTACCGCCACTGCGGCCAGCGCGACCTGCGCGTGGGCTCGCCCATCGCCCACCGCCAGCGCGCCGAGACCCGCGGCCTGGTGGGCTGCCTGACGCACCTGCAGGTGCTGCGCACGCAGCTCGATCCGCAGGCCGGCTTCGCCCAGCTGCTGTCGCAGGTGCGGCTGGCGGTGCTGGAGGCCCAGGCCCATCCCGAGCTGCCCTTCGACCTGCTGGTGGAAGCGCTGCAGCCGGAGCGCCAGCCGGGCGTGCATCCGCTGTTCCAGGTGAAGTGCACGCAGCAGGACGCACTGCCGGGGGCCCGAGAGGTGGCCGGCCTGGTGGTGGACGTGGTGGAGCTGTCCGGCGGCCGGGCGCACTTCGACCTGAGCTTCGACTTCACCGATCGGCCGGAGGGCGTCGAGGGCGTGTTCATCTACGCCCGGTCGCTGTTCGACGACGCCAGCATCGCCCGGCTGGCCGACAGCCTGCAGGCCCTGGCGCGCCAGGTGGCCGAGGCGCCCGAGGCACCGCTGTGCACGCTCACGCTGCCGCCGCCGCTGGCGCAGCTGCAGGGCGAGCCGCTGGCCGGCGCGGCCGAGGACGTGCTGGCGCTGTGGTCGCAATCGGTGGCCCGGCAGCCGCATGCGCCGGCGGTCTGCAGCGAGTCGCAGACGCTCAGCCATGCGGCGCTGGACGCCCAGGCCGAGCAACTGGCCGCCGAGCTGCAGTCGCTGGGCGTGGGGCCCGAGGTGCGGGTGGCGCTGCATGCGCAGCGCTCCTGCGAGTTCGTGCTGGGCGTGCTGGCGGTGCTGAAGGCCGGCGGCGCCTACGTGCCGCTGGACCCCCAGCTGCCGGCCGAACGCCTGGCCTACCAGTGCGCCGACAGCGGCGCCCGGCTGGTGCTGGATGCCGAGGGCGCGCCGTTCTGGGATCCGGCGCTGCCGGTGCGGCCGCTGGCGCTGCGGCCGCAGGCCACGGCCGGCACGGTGCGCCGGCCGCCGGCGCTGCACGGCGGCCAGGCCGCCTATGTCATCTACACCTCCGGCTCCACCGGCCAGCCCAAGGGGGTGGTGGTGACGCGCGAGGGCCTGGCGCAATACGTCCACGGCGTGCTCGACCGGCTGGCCCTGCCGGCGCAGGTGGGCAGCATGGCCATGGTGTCGACCGTGGCGGCCGACCTGGGCCACACCACCTTCTTCGGCGCGCTGTGCAGCGGCCGCTGCCTGCACCTGCCGGGCGCGGGCCGCGCCTTCGATCCCGACCGTTTCGCGCAGTACATGGCCGAGCACCGCATCGACGTGCTGAAGATCGTGCCCAGCCACCTGCAAGGGCTGCTGCAGGCCGCCCAGGCGGCCGAGGTGCTGCCGCGGCACACGCTGGTGCTGGGCGGGGAGGCCACAGCCTGGCCGCTGCTGGAGCGGCTGCAGTCGCTGCGGCCCGGCCTGCGGGTGCTGAACCACTACGGCCCCACCGAAACCACCGTCGGCATCCTCACCCAGCCGGCCGAGACCGCCTCGCGGCAGGCCGCGGCGCTGCCGCTGGGCCGGCCGCTGCCGCAGGCCGAGGCCCTGGTTCTGGATGCCGAGCTGCAGCCGGTGCCCGCCGGCACCGCCGGCGAGCTGTACCTGGGCGGCCCCGGCCTGGCGCGTGGCTACCAGGGCCGTGCCGGCCTGAGCGCGGAGCGCTTCGTGCCGCATCCTGGCGGCGCGGGCCGGCGGCTCTACCGCACCGGTGACCGGGCCCGCCTGCTGGCCGACGGCAGCCTGGAGTTCCTCGGCCGGCTGGACGACCAGGTGAAGATCCGCGGCTGGCGCGTCGAGCCGCGCGAGCTGCGCGCAGCATTGCTGTGCCTGCCGGGCGTGCGCGAGGCCGAGGTGGTGGTGGCGCGCAGCGACGACGGCCGCGCCCAGCTGCACGCCTATGTGGTGCCGCAGGCGCTTCAGCCGGCCGCCTTGCGCGAGGCGCTGGCCCGGCAACTGCCGGACCCCCTGCTGCCGGCCGCCATCGTGCCGCTGGCGGCGCTGCCGCTGACTGCCAATGGCAAGGTCGATCGCCGCGCGCTGCCTGCACCTGTTGCCGCCGGCGCCCGGGAATCGGCCGAGCCGCAGGGCGCGGTGGAGACCGCCCTGGCCCGCCTGTGGGCCGAGGTGCTGAAGCTGGAGCGGGTGGGGCGGCACGACAACTTCTTCGAGATCGGCGGCGACTCCATCCTCACGCTGCAGATCGTCGCCCGCGCCCGCAAGCAGGGCCTGCGCCTGATGCCGCGGCAGCTGATGGAGCTGCAGACGGTGGCACGCATCGCCGAGGCCATGGCCGCCGCCGCACCTGCGGCCATGCCCGCGGCGCCGCAGGCGGTGAGCCCGGCCCGGCCGCTGACGCCCATCCAGCGCTGGTTCTTCGCCCAGCCGATGACCGAGCGCCATCACTGGAACCAGTCGGTCCTGCTTGAGGTGGAGCCCGGCCTGGACGAGGCCCGTCTCGCCCGTGCGCTGGCCGCCCTGGTTGGCCGCCATGAAGCCGTGCGGCTGCAGTTCATCGAGGACCCGGCGCAACCGGGCGGATGGCAACAGCGCCTGCGGGCCGATGCCGCCGCCGCCTGGCGCTTCAGCCGCATCGACCTGACGCAGCAGGCCCAGCCGGCTGCCGCCATCGAGGCGGCTGGCGACGCGCTGCAGCGCGGCCTGCACCTGGCGCAGGGCCCGCTGCTGCAGGCGGCCTGGATGGACCTCGGGCCGCGGCGTCCGGGCCGGCTGCTGCTGGTGGTCCACCACCTGGTGGTGGATGCGGTGTCGTGGCGCGTGCTGCTGGAAGACCTGCGCGGCCTCTACGACGGCGTAGAACTGCCGGCGGCTGACGACACGCTGCACCGCTGGCAGCAGCGCCTGCAGGCCCACGCCGGCAGCGACGCGCTGCGCGCCGAGCTGCCGTACTGGCAGCAGGCCGACCAGCCCGATGCGCCGTGGCCGCAGGACGTGGCGGAGGGCGACAACAACGCCGGCTCGCTGCGCAGCGTGACGCTGTCTCTCGACCCAGCCCGTACTGCCCGCCTGCTGGGCGAGGTGGCGCGCCGCCATCGCGCACAGGTGGACGAGCTGCTGCTGTGCGCCCTGGCCCGCTGCCTGTGCGACTGGTGCGGCCAGGACAGTGTGCGCCTGGAGCTGGAAGGCCACGGCCGCGAAGACCTGTTCGACGAGCTGGACCTGAGCCGCTGCGTCGGCTGGTTCACCAGCCTCTACCCGGTGCGGCTGGCGCCCCGGGACGGCTGGGCCGACAGCGTCGCGGCCATCAAGGCGCAGCTGCGTGGCGTGCCGGGCCGCGGCCTGGGCCACGGCCTGCTGCGCCAGGTGGCCGGCCTGCTGCCCGAGGCGCCCGCGCCCGGCTTGAGCTTCAACTACCTGGGTCGCATCGATGCCGACGGCGGCGGGGCCTGGCGCCTGGCCAGCGAGCCGGCCGGCCGGGAGCGTGCCCCCGACAGCCCACGGCGCAGCCTGTTCGACCTGCAGCTGCGCGTGCAGGACGGCTGCCTGCAGATCGAATGGGGCTACAGCACCCACCGTCACCGGCCGGCCACCGTGCAGGCGCTGGCCGAGCGCTACCTGGCGCAGCTGCAGGCCCTGGTGGAAGACCGCGGCGCCGGCCTGCTCACGCCGGCCGACCTGCCGCTGGCCGGGCTGCCGGCTGCCGAGCTGGCGGCGCTGCCCTTGCGCGCGGACGCGGTCGAGGACCTCTACCCGCTGTCGCCGATGCAGCAGGGCCTGCTCTTCCACAGCCTGCTCGACCCGCAGGACGACGCCTATGTGAACCAGCTGCGGGTGGACATCGACGGCCTCGACCTGGCGCGGTTCCGCGCCGCCTGGCAGGCCACGCTCGCGCAACACGAGATGCTGCGCACCGGCTTCCTGGCCGCCTCGCAGCACGCCGGCCTGCGCGAGCCGCTGCAGTGGGTGGCGCAGGCGGCCGCGGTGGCCCTGCCCTGGGAAGAACACGACTGGCGTGGCCGCGCCGACCTGGCCGAGGCGCTGGACGCGCTGGCTGCCGGGCAGGTCCGCCGCCCCTTCGACATCACGCAGCCGCCGCTGATGCGGCTGGTGCTGGTGCGCACCGGCGAGCGCCGGCACCACCTGGTCTGGACCCGCCACCACGTGCTGATGGACGGCTGGAGCACCTCGCTGCTGCTGGGCGAGGTGCTGGCCCGCCATGCCGGCCAGCCGGTGGCGGCACCGGCCGGCCGCTACCGCGACTACATCGCCTGGCTGCAGGCGCGCGATGCGCCAGGCTCGCTGGCCTGGTGGCGCGAGGCGCTCAAGCCGCTGGAGGCGCCCACCCGCCTGGCCGACGCGCTGCCGCCGCCGGCGCCGTGCACCGGCCATGGCGAGCACACGGTGGCGCTCGAGGCCAGCCTGGCCCAGCGCCTGCACGTCGTGGCGCGGGCCGAACGGGTCACGCTCAACACGCTGGTGCAGGCCGCCTGGGCCCTGCTGCTGCAGCGGCACACCGGCCAGCGCACGGTGGCCTTTGGCGCCACGGTGGCTGGCCGCCCGGCCGAGCTGCCGGGTGCCGGGCACTGGCTGGGGCTGTTCATCAACACGCTGCCGGTGCTCGCCGGCCCGCAGGAAGGGCAGCGCGTGGGCGACTGGCTGCGCGAGCTGCAGGCGGCCAATGTGGCGGCTCGCGAGCACGAGCAGACGCCGCTGTACGAGATCCAGCGCTGCGCCGGCCAGGCCGGCCGCGCCTTGTTCGACACGCTGGTGGTGTTCGAGAACTACCCGCTGGCCGACGCGCTGCGCGCAGCGCCGGCGGGCTTGTCCTTCGGCGCCATCCGCCATCGCGACGAGACCCACTATCCGCTCACCCTCACCGTGCTGCTGCCCGGCGACGCAACGGCGGGCCTGGAGTGCCGCTTCGGCCATGCCCGCGACGCCTTCGACGGCCCCACCGTGCAGCGGCTGGCCCAGCGCTTCGTGCAGCTGCTGGCGGCGCTGGCCGATGGCGTGGCCGGCCGCATCGGGGAGCTGCAGATGCTGCCCGCGGAGGAGCAGTCGGCCGTCCAGCGCTGGGGCACCAATGCCGAGCGCCAGCCGGCCGAGTGCACCGTGCACCGGCTGATCGAGCAGCAGGCGGCCCGCACGCCGCAGGCCACCGCGCTCGTGTACGGCGAGCAGGTGCTGAGCTACCAGGCGCTCAACGCCCGGGCCAACCGGCTGGCGCACCGGCTCATCGCCGCAGGCGTGCGGCCGGAAGCCCGCGTGGGCGTGGCGCTGGAGCGCTCGGTGGAGATGGTGGTGGGGCTGCTCGCCATCCTGAAGGCCGGCGCAGCGTATGTGCCGCTGGACCCGCAGTACCCGCCGGAGCGCCTGGCCGACATGGTGGCCGACAGCGGCATCACGCTGCTGCTCACGCAGTCGTGGCTGCGCGAGCAGGTGGCGACGCTGGGCGTGCCGGCGCTGCTGGAGCTGGATGCCCTGGCCCTGGCCGCCGAGCCCGCGCATGACCCGCGGCTGGCGGTGCACGGCGAGCAGCTGGCCTACGTGATCTACACCTCCGGCTCCACCGGCCGGCCCAAGGGCGTGGGCAACCGCCACCGCTCGCTGCACAACCGGCTGGCCTGGATGCAGCAGGCCTACGGCCTGGCGGCGGGGCACGTGGTGCTGCAGAAGACGCCCTACAGCTTCGACGTCTCGGTCTGGGAGTTCTTCTGGCCGCTGATGCAGGGCGCCTGCCTGGCGGTGGCGCCGCCCGACGACCACCGCGACCCGGCCCGGCTGCTCGCGCTGATGCGCCGGCACCGCGTCAGCACGCTGCACTTCGTGCCCTCGATGCTGCAGGCCTTCCTGGCCCACCTGGGCGCCCATGGCGAGGCGGTGCAGGACCTCGCGCTGCGGCACATCATCTGCAGCGGCGAGGCGCTGCCCGCCGAGGCGCAGGCCGAGGTGTTCCGCCGCCTGCCGGGCGTGGCGTTGCACAACCTCTACGGCCCCACCGAGGCCGCCATCGACGTGACGCACTGGACCTGCGTGGACGAGGGCCGCAGCAGCGTGCCCATTGGCCGGCCCATCGCCGACACCCAGGCGCTGGTGCTCGATGCGGCGCTGCAGCCGGTGCCGGCGGGCGTGGCCGGCGAGCTGTACCTGGGCGGCATCGGCCTGGCCCGTGGCTACCAGAGCCGCCCGGGCCTGACGGCCGAACGCTTCGTGGCGCACCCCTGGGTGGCGGGCGAGCGGCTCTACCGCACTGGCGACCTGGTGCGCTGGCGCGAGGACGGGCAGCTCGACTACCTCGGCCGGCTCGACCATCAAGTGAAGATCCGCGGCCTGCGCATCGAGCTGGGCGAGATCGAGGCCCGCCTGCTGGCCCAGCCTGGCGTGCGCGAGGCGGTGGTGGTGGCGCGGCCCGGTGCGGGCGGCCCCCGGCTGGTGGGCTATGTGTCGCCGCGTGCCGGCGCGGTGCTCGATGCCGCACTGCTGCGCCAGCGCCTGGCCGCGGCCCTGCCCGAATACATGGTGCCCGCCACGCTGGTGCTGCTGCCCAGCCTGCCGCTGAATGCCAACGGCAAGGTGGACCGCCAGGCGCTGCCCGCGCCCGAGATCGCCGCGCTGGACGGCTCGCAGGCCCCACGCGGCGAGCTGGAGACCCGGCTCGCCGCCCTGTGGGCCGAGCTGCTGGAGCTGCCGGAAGTGGGCCGCGCCGACGACTTCTTCGAGCGCGGCGGCCATTCGCTGCTCGCCACCCGGCTGGTGGCGCGGGTGCGGGCCGCCTGGGGGGTGGAGCTGCCCCTGCGCGAGGTGTTCGCCCATCCGACGCTACAGGCCCTGGCCCGGCGCATCGCCGAGGCGCAGGCCGCGCCGGCGGGCACGGCGGTGGAGGCGGCGCCGCAGCCGGTGCCGCGGCGTGCCGCGATGGCCTTGTCGCCGGTGCAGCGGCGGCTGTGGCTGGTGGACCGGCTGCAAGCCGGCGGCGATGCCGCCGCACGCGCGGCCTACCACATGGCGGCAGCCCTGCGGCTCGAAGGCCGGCTCGACGAAGCCGCCCTGCAGGCGGCGCTCGACGCCATCGTGGCCCGCCATGAAGTGCTGCGCACCGCCTACCCGGAAGACGATGAAGGCGACCCGGTGGCCGTGATCGCGCCGGCTGCGCCGCTGCCCATCGAGCGGCATGAGCTGTCGGCGCTGGCCGGCGAGGCCCAGGCCGCGGCCGTGCAGCAGGCGCTGGCCGCACAGGTCGCCCAGCCCTTCGACCTGGCCCGCGGCCCGCTGCTGCGGGTGGCCCTGCTGCGGCTGGCGCCGCAGCGGCATGTGCTGGGGCTGTGCGTGCACCACCTGGTGTTCGACGGCTGGTCGCAATCGGTCTTCATGCGCGAGTTCGCGGCCCACTACGAGGCCGCTGCCGCCGGCCGGGCCGCGCCGCTGCCGCCGCTGCCGCTGCAGTACGCCGACTTTGCCGACTGGCAGGCGCGCCGCCTCGCCCCCGAGGCGCTGGCCCGCCATGCCACGTTCTGGCGCGGCTACCTGGCCGGCGCGCCGGCCGCCTCGACGCTGCCGGCCGACCCCGCAGCGTCCGGCAACGCATCGTCCGGCGGCGACGCGGTGAGCCTGGCCCTGCCGGTGGCCGTGCTGCAGCCGCTGCAGGCCCTGGCCCGCCAGCACGAGTGCAGCCTGTACACCGTGCTGCTGGCCGCCTTCCTGTGGCTGGTGCACCAGGAGGCGCAGGCCGACGACCTGGTCATCGGCACCGACGTGGCCGGCCGCGGCCACCGCGAGCTGGAAGACCTGATCGGCTTCTTTGTCAACGTGGTGCCGCTGCGCTCGCGCCGCACGCCCGGCCTTGGCTTCAGCCAGTGGCTGGGACAGGTGAGGGACGGCGTGCTGGCCGCCTTCGAGCACCAGGACGTGCCCTTCGACCAGATCGTGGAGCTGGCCGGCCTGCCGCGCGGGCGCGGCCGGGCGCCGCTGGTGCAGCTGCTGTTCGTGCTGCAGAACACGCCGCCGGCCCGGCTCGAACTGCCCGCGCTGCGCATCGAGCCACAGGCCCTGCCGGCCCGCCACGCCAAGTTCGACCTGGCGGTGTTCGCCGAGGCCGGCGCCGACGGCCTGCGGGCCGAATGGGTCTACCCCGCCGCGCGCTACCGGCGCGCCACCGTGGAGCGCCTGGCCGCCGACTGGGGCGAGCTGCTCGCGCGGGTGGCGGCCCGCCCCGACGAGCCGCTGGAGCGCCCTCCGCTGGATCGCCCGACTGATCCTCTGCCTTCTTCCAAGGACCCGAGCATGACCACCGACACCCCTTCCCGGACCCCCAAGTCCCACAAGCTCGACAAGCTGCGCCAGCTCGCCGCGGCTGGCGGTGCCGCGGCCGCGGTGCCGCCGCGGCCGGCGGTGCGCACCTCCTTCCTGGCCCCCGGCCGCGAATTCCCCATCGTGGTGGAGCCGGCCGGCCGCGATCTCGACCCGGTGGCCTGGGCGCACGAGCAGCGCGGCTGGGTCGAGGCGCAGCTGGCCCGCCATGCGGGCATCCTGTTCCGCGGCTTCGGGCTGCGCACGCCGCAGGACTTCGAGGCCTTTGCCGAGGCCATCGAGCCGCAGCTCTACGGCAGCTACGGCGACTTGCCCAAGAAGGAGGGCGGCCGCAACACCTATCGCTCCACACCCTACCCGGAGCGGCAGATGATCCTGTACCACAACGAAAGCTCCCACCTGGAGCGCTGGCCGCGCAAGCAATGGTTCTTCTGCGAGCTGCCCTCGCCGGTGGGCGGCGCCACGCCCATCGTCGACGGCCGCGAGATGCTGCGCCGCCTGCCGGTGAGCCTGGTGCGCACGCTGGAGCGCCAGCAGCTGCTGTACGTGCGCACCTTCACCCGGCGCCTGGACGTGAGTTGGCAGGACTTCTTCAAGACCGAGCAGCGGGCCGAGGTGGAGGCGCGCCTGGCCGCGGCCGGCATCGAATGGCGCTGGCTCGGCGAGGACGAGCTGCAGACCCGCACCCGCTGCCCGGCCGTCATCACCCATCCGGTCACCGGCGAGCGCGTCTTCTTCAACCAGATGCAGCTGCACCACGTCAGCTGCCTGGAGCCCGACGTGCGCGAGGACCTGCTGGCCATGGTGGGCCTGGAGCGCATGCCCCGGCATGTCTACTGGGGCGACGGCTCGCCCATCGACGACGAGGTGATGGCCCTGATCGGCCGCACCTATGAGGAGTGCGCGGTGCGCTTCGACTGGCGCCAGGGCGACGTGGTGATGCTCGACAACATGCTCGCCGCCCACGCCCGCGACCCCTATGAAGGCCCGCGCAAGATCGTCGTCGCCATGGGCGCGATGTTCGAGCGCTCGGCCCTGGACGCCAACGATCCCCCGTCCGGCGCCGCCACCGCCGCCGAACCGCAAGCCCTGCAGGAGTGA